CGCGCTTGTGCGGCGGAACGTCGTTAATTATTTTATCAAAGAAAAAAACATTACCCGATGTCGGAGTCTCAAATCCCGCGATGATGCGAAGGGTGGTTGTCTTGCCGCATCCCGAAGGACCCAGCAGCGTGACGAATTCCTTATCCCTTATCGACAGGTTGATGTTATCGAGTACTGTTTCGCCGTCAAATTCTTTATGAATGTTTTCCAAACGGACAATTTCCGAGTTGGCCATTTCTCAACCCCCAGTTCCGCGGAACGTACCCCTTGAAAAAGGGCATCCTCGACCGGATAGTTTTCTATAATAAAATAGTTGTTTTTCGCGTTTTTGTCAATAGTTTCAGCGAAAAAAAGCGCAGTATTTTTTACGGAATATATTAGAAATCAAATCCGCCGCTGATTTCCGTTTTTATGACTGAACCGTTTTCGCGCGAAAACAGCCATCCGCGCTTGCGTTCGTCGTTTTTCAGAAGACGGTATGCCGAGCCGTCGAAAACAAGCGCGGCGTCGTTTTCAAGCGCTATGCCGGGCAGCCCGAATGAACCGCAGGCGACGTCGAAAGAGTCGCGGCCCTCTTCGTCGTAATGCGGGCAGCAGACGGCGGGGATGAATCCGAGACCGTCGATGAGGCGATAGGCGGGAGCGGAAACTGACGCGTCGTAGTAATCGCGGTCGCTGTAACCGGAGGCGAACCAGCACATTGCGCCCGCGCTTATCCCGCACATGACCGCACCGCGCTCCGCGGCCGCTTTCAGCAGCGGGAGTATGCCGACGCGTTCCCATACCGTCATCATACGAAGCGGATCGCCTCCGCCGACGTAGATGATATCCGCGGCGGAGACCCGCGCATCCAGCTCATCGCCGGAGTATTTCGCGCGGACGAGGCAGAGTGCGTCGGTCGCGCAGCCGAGGCGTTTGTAGCAGCGTTTGACGGCGTTTATATAATGCCCGCCGTCGCCGCTCGCGGTCGGCAGAAACAGGAAGCGCGGGCGCTCTTTCCCGCTGAACTCAACAATGAATTTATCGACTGCGGAGTTTTCGTCAACAGCGCCTCCGCCGAGCGCAACGATTTTCATAATGTACCTCCGGATAAAATATACACGTATTATACCATCCGCGCGCTACTTTTGCAATAGAAGAAAGCCCCTAAGGAAGACGCGTCTTCCTTAGGGGCTTTGACGTTATTGTGCGGCGCCGGGCAGCGCCTCGTCAGGCGTCAGCCTAAGCTACTTTCGTCAGCGAGCTTGGCGGCGACGCGGAGGATCGCGAGCGCATCGTCGACCTCGATCTTGCCGTTGCCGTCAATGTCGCCTATCGCAATCGCTTCGGGCGTTTCCACGGCGAGCTTCGCGGCTATGCGCAGCGCGGCGAGCGCGTCGTCAACCTCGATCTTGCCGTTTTTGTTGAAGTCGCCCTTCTTGAGAGCCGGCTTGCTGTCGATGACCGTGAAGTGAACGGTGACTTCCTTCGTGCCGTTGACGACCACGAGGGTGTATTCGCCGACTTCGGTGATCTCGGTGCCGGCAGCGTATTCCGCGCCGTTGAGCGTAGCGGTCGCTTCCGCGGGATTCCAGGTGGCCGCGATCGGATCCTCGGCGGTGTAGAGGTCGAATTCCGAGCCGTCCGCGATGCTGACTTCGGGCGTCATGAAGTTATCGACGATCGTGAAGTGAACGGTAACACTCTTGTTGCCGTTGGTAACAACCAACGTGTACTCGCCGGTTTGATCTATCACGG
The window above is part of the Clostridia bacterium genome. Proteins encoded here:
- a CDS encoding peptidase E, giving the protein MKIVALGGGAVDENSAVDKFIVEFSGKERPRFLFLPTASGDGGHYINAVKRCYKRLGCATDALCLVRAKYSGDELDARVSAADIIYVGGGDPLRMMTVWERVGILPLLKAAAERGAVMCGISAGAMCWFASGYSDRDYYDASVSAPAYRLIDGLGFIPAVCCPHYDEEGRDSFDVACGSFGLPGIALENDAALVFDGSAYRLLKNDERKRGWLFSRENGSVIKTEISGGFDF